In a genomic window of Pseudomonas mohnii:
- a CDS encoding ArnT family glycosyltransferase — protein MRRTLSPRVECLALMLLALLLVGAGLGLREAQNVDEERFLGVALEMLQNGSWLIPHRAAEIYGDKPPIFMWTVAFFTWLTGKPNIALYIPGLFSAVTVTAMVYDLGRRLWSQRIGRNAALLYLATYQTYSILRTGQIDSFLILFTTLGLYGLARHLLLGPAWRWFYVGCAAMGIGVITKGVGFLPALMLIPYAYAVRKDWSGVVAMPGQARKWWLGLLVMLAAIAVWLLPLALSIVLNGGADEVAYAREILLRQTAGRYANSWHHREPFWYFFTNVIPQYWLPLVLALPWLVPAWRRQLQKRDGRVLVLLGWVTLVVLFFCISAGKRKLYIYPALPGLVLAAAPLIPWLLQRWFKRRPRLRRAFPALVAGWFVLWFARGFIEPFADGVNPDQAIMSQAATMSHGADLVLVNWEEGHWLFARQPIVHFGMDNSTVERAAQWLREHPQAYALVPDEVLTRCFKPEAAHELGENSRAQWSIVGADADNGQCQPGPSPRSYRFEWAPLAAK, from the coding sequence ATGCGTCGAACCCTGTCGCCCCGCGTCGAATGCCTGGCCCTGATGCTGCTCGCCCTGCTTTTGGTCGGTGCCGGCCTGGGGCTGCGTGAAGCGCAGAATGTCGATGAAGAACGTTTCCTCGGCGTGGCCCTGGAGATGCTGCAAAACGGTTCGTGGCTGATTCCACACCGCGCCGCAGAAATCTACGGTGACAAGCCGCCGATCTTCATGTGGACGGTGGCGTTCTTCACCTGGCTCACGGGTAAGCCCAACATCGCGTTGTATATTCCGGGGCTGTTTTCCGCCGTGACCGTCACGGCGATGGTCTATGACCTGGGCCGCCGGTTGTGGAGCCAGCGCATCGGGCGTAACGCCGCGCTGTTGTACCTGGCGACCTACCAGACCTACAGCATCCTGCGCACCGGGCAGATCGACAGTTTTCTGATTCTGTTCACCACGCTGGGGCTGTACGGCCTGGCCCGTCATTTGTTGCTGGGGCCGGCATGGCGTTGGTTCTATGTGGGTTGCGCGGCCATGGGCATCGGCGTGATCACCAAAGGCGTGGGCTTTCTGCCGGCGCTGATGCTGATCCCTTATGCCTATGCGGTACGCAAGGATTGGTCGGGCGTGGTGGCCATGCCGGGCCAGGCGCGCAAATGGTGGCTCGGGTTGCTGGTAATGCTGGCGGCGATTGCGGTCTGGCTGTTACCCCTGGCCTTGTCCATCGTGCTCAACGGCGGCGCTGACGAGGTGGCTTATGCCCGGGAAATCCTCTTGCGCCAGACGGCCGGGCGCTACGCCAACTCGTGGCATCACCGCGAACCGTTCTGGTACTTCTTCACCAACGTCATTCCGCAATACTGGCTGCCGTTGGTACTGGCCTTGCCATGGCTGGTGCCGGCCTGGCGCCGTCAGCTGCAAAAGCGTGACGGTCGGGTGCTGGTGCTGCTCGGTTGGGTCACGCTGGTGGTGCTGTTCTTTTGCATCAGTGCCGGCAAGCGCAAGTTGTACATCTACCCGGCGCTACCGGGACTGGTACTGGCGGCCGCGCCGCTGATTCCCTGGCTGCTGCAGCGCTGGTTCAAGCGGCGTCCGCGCCTGCGCCGGGCATTTCCGGCCCTGGTGGCAGGCTGGTTCGTGTTGTGGTTCGCCCGCGGGTTTATCGAACCGTTCGCCGATGGCGTCAACCCGGATCAGGCGATCATGTCCCAGGCCGCGACCATGAGCCACGGTGCGGACCTGGTGCTGGTCAATTGGGAGGAGGGGCACTGGTTGTTCGCCCGCCAGCCAATCGTGCATTTCGGCATGGACAACTCCACGGTCGAAAGGGCCGCCCAATGGCTGCGCGAGCACCCGCAGGCCTATGCCCTGGTGCCGGACGAAGTCCTGACCCGGTGCTTCAAGCCCGAAGCCGCCCATGAACTGGGCGAAAACTCCCGTGCACAGTGGTCGATCGTCGGCGCCGATGCCGATAACGGTCAATGCCAGCCAGGACCGTCCCCCAGGTCCTATCGGTTCGAATGGGCGCCGCTTGCCGCGAAATGA
- a CDS encoding DoxX family protein, whose translation MSTFISSTVKGLHLNLDRAGTWIAPLTLRIFLAWEFFESGLEKFNGENWFADIQDRFLFPFNHLPATLNWELSMWVELICALALLVGLATRFSAISLMVVTIVATAAVHWPADWSTLSDLAQGYSITNKGYGNFKLPLIYLAALVPLVLSGPGKFSLDALLARCFWRRSPV comes from the coding sequence ATGAGCACTTTCATTTCATCCACCGTCAAAGGCCTGCACCTGAACCTTGACCGCGCCGGCACCTGGATCGCGCCTTTGACCCTGCGGATTTTTCTGGCCTGGGAGTTCTTCGAATCCGGACTGGAAAAATTCAATGGCGAAAACTGGTTCGCCGACATCCAGGACCGCTTCCTGTTTCCGTTCAACCACCTGCCGGCCACGTTGAACTGGGAACTGTCGATGTGGGTGGAATTGATCTGCGCCCTCGCCTTGCTGGTGGGCCTGGCCACACGCTTTTCGGCGATCAGCCTGATGGTGGTCACCATCGTCGCCACCGCCGCTGTTCACTGGCCGGCCGATTGGTCGACCTTGAGTGACCTGGCCCAGGGTTACTCGATCACCAACAAAGGCTATGGCAACTTCAAACTGCCGCTGATTTACCTCGCGGCGCTGGTACCACTGGTGCTGTCAGGCCCTGGCAAGTTCAGTCTCGATGCGCTGCTGGCCCGATGCTTCTGGCGCCGTAGCCCTGTCTGA
- a CDS encoding CZB domain-containing protein has translation MQREIDQSHLLSNVELANLQELTLKVTVYDRLLNPKPGSPLTLPDETECLFGQWYYGEGNEAERNADFRRMEVPHRLVHSSGQAAMQAHARGELEEALKQVAQMEQANAAVMRTVKGLLHSRLQSAV, from the coding sequence ATGCAGCGGGAAATCGACCAGTCGCACCTGTTGTCCAACGTCGAGCTGGCCAACCTGCAGGAGCTGACGCTCAAGGTCACGGTGTATGACCGCCTGCTCAATCCCAAGCCCGGTTCGCCCTTGACCCTGCCAGATGAAACCGAGTGCCTGTTCGGCCAGTGGTATTACGGCGAAGGCAACGAGGCCGAGCGTAACGCGGATTTCCGGCGCATGGAGGTGCCGCATCGTCTGGTGCACAGCAGCGGCCAGGCGGCGATGCAAGCCCATGCCCGTGGCGAGCTGGAAGAAGCCTTGAAGCAGGTGGCTCAGATGGAGCAGGCGAATGCCGCCGTGATGCGCACGGTCAAGGGCTTGCTCCATTCGCGCCTGCAATCGGCGGTCTGA
- a CDS encoding N-acetylmuramidase domain-containing protein has product MSDEFTSHGAALDDEGMENALDLAKVSAAQLWAVLAVETSGNGFFSDRRPKILYERHVFSRLTHQTFDAQHPDISSKSPGSYGATGAHQYDRLNQAISLNRNAALQSASWGLGQTMGFNFAATGSADVEAMIKRMVASENEQLLCTVNQLIEGGSVAALRARDWVNFARRYNGPNYAINNYDLRLSAAYQKFSYGGTPDLRIRMAQTYLTYLGWHPGAIDGIVGKQTRDAMNLFQAKEGLDSTTVLNDETLEHLRNRVLALSD; this is encoded by the coding sequence ATGAGCGATGAATTCACCAGCCATGGCGCAGCGCTTGACGACGAAGGAATGGAAAATGCCCTGGACCTGGCCAAAGTCAGCGCTGCGCAACTCTGGGCTGTGCTAGCAGTAGAAACCTCCGGCAACGGATTCTTTTCCGACCGGCGCCCGAAAATCCTTTACGAACGTCACGTCTTCAGCCGCTTGACCCATCAGACGTTTGACGCACAACACCCCGATATCAGCAGCAAATCCCCCGGCAGCTACGGCGCAACGGGCGCGCATCAATATGATCGGCTGAATCAGGCCATCAGCCTGAACCGCAACGCGGCCCTGCAAAGCGCTTCCTGGGGACTGGGCCAGACGATGGGCTTCAATTTCGCCGCAACGGGGTCGGCGGATGTCGAGGCGATGATCAAGCGCATGGTTGCATCCGAAAACGAACAACTGCTGTGCACCGTGAACCAACTGATCGAGGGGGGATCGGTCGCGGCGCTGCGGGCCAGGGACTGGGTGAACTTCGCCCGTCGTTACAACGGCCCCAACTACGCCATCAACAACTACGACTTGCGACTCAGCGCCGCGTATCAAAAGTTCTCTTATGGGGGCACGCCGGACCTGCGAATCCGTATGGCGCAAACCTACCTCACGTACCTGGGCTGGCACCCTGGCGCCATCGACGGCATCGTCGGCAAGCAGACCCGGGACGCAATGAACCTGTTCCAGGCCAAGGAAGGACTGGACTCGACCACGGTGCTCAATGACGAAACCCTGGAACATTTGCGCAACCGGGTCCTGGCGTTATCGGACTGA
- a CDS encoding aldehyde dehydrogenase family protein has product MSLALERLVAGTPIPFAGNRVTVVSPELAARFQPGDHLLVEQVSGELLLIPVADQQAASVAIARAEAAFTAMSLVSDQAISTFFDLFAQRLENPECWALIEAANLADIERAKARGRSTTRLLADERMRRDMIAGLRAWRDAAATRGQVVSCVEHDGWKVEQVVSPLGIVAFVFEGRPNVFADAAGVLRTGNTAVLRIGSDALGTAQAIVTHALNPALADAGLPTGAVSLVESVNHAAGWAMFADRRLSLAVARGSGRAVSQLGSIAQQAGTAVSLHGTGGAWLIAHRDADATRFAAVVRNSLDRKVCNTLNVCLIHRDRAAELVPLFLDALQQAGKARGQGCKLHIVEGSETFLPAQWQGATVEVYRAEGYRTEALAEPLPEDQLGREWEWEETPEVSLKIVDDLDSAIALFNRYSPQFTVSLLSEDAATQERFYNAVNAPFVGNGITRWVDGQYALNKPELGLSNWESGRLFARSAILSGDGVFTIRSRMTQTNLSVKR; this is encoded by the coding sequence ATGTCTCTCGCGCTCGAACGTCTAGTCGCTGGCACGCCGATCCCTTTCGCTGGTAATCGTGTCACTGTGGTCAGCCCCGAACTGGCGGCACGCTTCCAGCCCGGTGACCACCTGTTGGTGGAGCAGGTCAGCGGTGAACTGCTGCTGATTCCAGTGGCTGACCAGCAGGCGGCGTCCGTCGCGATTGCCCGTGCCGAAGCGGCGTTTACCGCAATGTCGTTGGTGTCGGATCAAGCCATCAGCACCTTCTTCGATCTGTTTGCCCAACGTCTGGAAAACCCGGAGTGCTGGGCCTTGATCGAGGCGGCCAACCTGGCTGACATCGAACGGGCCAAGGCTCGCGGTCGTTCGACCACCCGTTTGCTGGCCGATGAGCGCATGCGCCGCGACATGATTGCCGGCCTGCGCGCCTGGCGCGATGCCGCGGCCACCCGCGGCCAAGTGGTCAGCTGCGTCGAGCATGACGGCTGGAAAGTCGAGCAGGTGGTTTCGCCGCTGGGCATTGTCGCGTTCGTCTTCGAAGGCCGGCCGAACGTCTTCGCCGACGCCGCCGGTGTGCTGCGCACCGGTAACACTGCCGTACTGCGCATTGGCAGTGATGCCTTGGGCACCGCCCAGGCCATCGTCACTCACGCGTTGAATCCGGCGCTGGCCGACGCAGGGTTGCCGACCGGTGCGGTGTCGCTGGTGGAGAGCGTCAATCATGCCGCCGGTTGGGCGATGTTTGCCGACCGCCGTCTATCGCTGGCGGTGGCCCGGGGTTCGGGTCGCGCCGTCAGCCAGTTGGGCAGCATCGCGCAACAGGCCGGCACTGCCGTCAGCCTGCACGGCACCGGTGGCGCCTGGTTGATCGCCCACAGAGACGCCGACGCCACGCGTTTCGCCGCGGTGGTGCGCAACTCCCTCGACCGCAAGGTCTGCAATACCCTCAACGTCTGCCTGATCCACCGCGACCGCGCCGCCGAACTGGTGCCACTGTTTCTGGACGCACTGCAACAGGCCGGCAAGGCGCGGGGCCAGGGCTGCAAATTGCACATCGTCGAAGGCAGCGAAACGTTCCTGCCGGCGCAGTGGCAAGGCGCGACCGTCGAGGTCTACCGTGCTGAAGGCTATCGCACCGAAGCACTGGCCGAGCCGCTGCCGGAAGATCAGCTGGGCCGCGAGTGGGAATGGGAAGAAACCCCTGAAGTGAGCCTGAAGATCGTCGACGACCTGGACAGCGCCATCGCCTTGTTCAATCGCTACAGCCCTCAGTTCACCGTGTCGCTGCTCAGCGAAGACGCGGCGACCCAGGAGCGTTTCTACAATGCGGTCAATGCGCCCTTTGTCGGCAATGGCATTACCCGTTGGGTCGATGGCCAGTACGCGCTCAACAAGCCCGAGCTGGGCCTGTCGAACTGGGAAAGCGGACGCCTGTTTGCCCGTAGCGCGATTCTCTCGGGCGATGGCGTGTTCACGATCCGTAGCCGCATGACCCAGACGAATCTGTCGGTCAAACGTTAA
- a CDS encoding GNAT family N-acetyltransferase yields the protein MRTINLHAAQRDDLETLECLMQFYTYDFSEWLPLKLAEHGFFNILPLTDYWRKPATRPFLIRVDGELAGFVTVDDETHRPGIEHNIGYLFVTRRFRGQGVAKFVVSTLLSRFPGQWQIFHIEANQTARLFWAAVMPHLTGGEYSLHHPSIGGYPCTLYRFEKSPPSPAPGPIP from the coding sequence ATGCGTACGATCAATCTGCACGCCGCACAGCGCGACGACCTGGAAACCCTTGAATGCCTGATGCAGTTCTATACCTATGACTTCAGCGAGTGGTTGCCGTTGAAACTGGCTGAACACGGTTTCTTCAACATCCTGCCCCTGACCGATTACTGGCGAAAACCCGCGACCCGGCCGTTTCTCATCAGGGTGGACGGGGAATTGGCCGGGTTCGTGACCGTGGACGATGAAACCCATCGGCCCGGTATCGAGCACAACATCGGTTACCTGTTCGTGACCCGGCGCTTTCGTGGCCAGGGTGTCGCGAAGTTTGTCGTTTCCACCCTCTTGAGCCGTTTCCCCGGTCAATGGCAGATTTTCCACATCGAGGCGAACCAAACGGCGCGACTGTTCTGGGCTGCGGTCATGCCCCATCTCACGGGTGGCGAGTACAGCCTGCATCACCCGTCGATTGGCGGTTATCCATGCACCCTTTACCGCTTTGAAAAATCGCCACCTTCACCAGCACCAGGCCCAATCCCGTAG
- a CDS encoding OprD family porin → MRTANPVTGHLAGPTRARYSLKATCVSALLLATQAHADLVADSHMSLETRNFYMNRDYRDAGLSDGPRHDGKPQSKAEDWAQGFILRGNSGFTEGTVGVGLDVLGLVGVKLDSGGGSSGTGVLQRNQRTGEPVDEYSFLAPTAKLKVAKTLVTLGNHEPVMPVLFRNDTRLLPQTYQGGQVVSTDIQNLSLTAGQFRQAHQRDSSDYEDMRMAADGSTGGVPTDRFNYAGATYALQPNLSATFYRAELKDNYSQNAASLLYKSALTESVNFKADLRYFGSDNEGHTNVDNRYLGGMFTVSSRGHSLGLGYQNQRGDTGLPYLSVADPWALNNGTYQPFVRAREDSWQLRYDYDFAPMGLPGLTLMTRYMRGNDFEIRGVAAKEWERNTDIAYVIQSGPLRNLSLRWRNVTYRGSATTDVDENRLIVAYTFKFW, encoded by the coding sequence ATGCGTACAGCCAATCCCGTCACTGGGCATCTGGCCGGGCCGACTCGCGCCCGGTATTCCTTGAAAGCCACTTGTGTGTCTGCGTTATTGCTCGCGACACAGGCCCATGCAGACCTGGTCGCCGACAGCCACATGAGCCTGGAAACACGAAATTTCTACATGAATCGCGATTACCGGGATGCGGGTCTGTCCGACGGACCGCGCCATGATGGCAAGCCTCAGAGCAAGGCCGAAGACTGGGCACAAGGCTTCATTCTGCGCGGTAACTCCGGGTTCACCGAGGGTACGGTCGGCGTTGGCCTTGATGTCCTGGGGCTGGTCGGCGTCAAGCTCGACTCCGGCGGCGGCAGCAGTGGTACGGGTGTCCTGCAGCGCAATCAACGGACTGGCGAGCCCGTCGACGAGTACAGTTTCCTGGCGCCGACCGCCAAGCTCAAAGTCGCCAAGACCCTGGTCACCCTCGGCAACCACGAACCGGTCATGCCCGTGTTGTTCCGCAATGACACACGGCTGTTGCCACAAACCTATCAGGGTGGTCAGGTCGTCTCCACTGACATCCAGAACCTGAGCCTCACCGCCGGACAATTTCGCCAGGCCCATCAGCGCGACTCGTCAGACTATGAAGACATGCGCATGGCGGCCGATGGCTCTACCGGCGGCGTGCCCACAGACCGTTTCAACTACGCAGGCGCGACCTACGCCCTCCAGCCCAATCTCAGCGCCACGTTTTACCGCGCCGAACTGAAGGACAATTACAGCCAGAATGCCGCCAGCCTTTTATACAAGTCGGCGTTGACCGAAAGCGTCAACTTCAAGGCCGACCTACGCTACTTCGGCAGCGATAACGAAGGCCATACCAACGTCGACAACCGCTATTTGGGTGGCATGTTCACGGTGAGCAGCCGCGGCCATTCCCTGGGCCTTGGTTATCAAAACCAACGTGGCGACACCGGACTTCCCTATTTGTCGGTTGCCGATCCCTGGGCCTTGAATAACGGCACATACCAACCCTTTGTCCGGGCCAGGGAAGATTCCTGGCAATTGCGCTATGACTATGACTTTGCCCCCATGGGCCTGCCCGGACTGACATTGATGACCCGCTACATGCGAGGCAATGATTTCGAGATTCGAGGCGTTGCCGCCAAAGAGTGGGAGCGCAATACCGACATTGCCTACGTGATCCAGAGCGGGCCTTTACGAAACCTGAGCCTGCGCTGGCGCAATGTCACGTATCGCGGCAGCGCAACGACCGACGTGGATGAAAATCGCCTGATCGTCGCGTACACGTTCAAGTTCTGGTAG
- a CDS encoding MarR family winged helix-turn-helix transcriptional regulator gives MNNSDTRSVPNTLFFRLFQTGNVLQRQVQKEMGISTVQWAVLGALSRERYEGGISFFELTEYLFVSRQSLDGVLKRMERDNHVLRVPHPDDGRARLVQLTDTGRTFWDSLQERIQTFYQQALKGFSFDDSVSLLHYLNKLQGDMAAISLGSEQQDDEAQ, from the coding sequence ATGAACAATAGCGATACCCGATCCGTACCCAATACGCTGTTTTTCCGGTTGTTCCAGACCGGTAACGTGCTGCAAAGGCAAGTCCAGAAAGAGATGGGCATCAGCACGGTGCAATGGGCCGTGCTCGGCGCACTGTCACGCGAACGTTATGAAGGGGGTATTTCGTTCTTTGAACTGACCGAATACCTGTTCGTCAGTCGCCAGAGCCTGGACGGTGTACTCAAGCGCATGGAGCGCGACAACCATGTGCTGCGCGTGCCCCACCCGGATGACGGACGTGCCCGCCTGGTGCAGTTGACCGATACCGGCAGGACATTCTGGGACTCTCTGCAGGAAAGGATCCAGACGTTTTACCAGCAGGCATTGAAAGGCTTCAGTTTCGACGACAGCGTCAGCCTGCTGCATTACCTCAACAAGCTACAGGGCGACATGGCCGCCATATCGCTCGGTAGCGAGCAGCAAGACGACGAGGCGCAATAG
- the aliB gene encoding cyclohexanecarboxyl-CoA dehydrogenase, which yields MNFAFTEQQNAIRDSVARFSADVLAPGYRQRDRDGRIEREVIAQMGEMGLLGGELPEEFGGSGLDCVTAGLIIEELARGDFNVAYIPLLTSLNGQIIARYADASLAREWLGEMTAGRKVACIALTEPGGGSDAASLRLKAELKGDVYVLNGEKTSISMADQADVAVVFARTGTVEQRASGISAFLVPMNLPGISTTRFEDAGERAIGRGSIFFDNVEVPASHRLGDENKGFKQVMQGFDYSRALIGLQCLALAQQSLDETWQWLTERKAFGQALSSFQGLTHPLAELQTYVHAARLQCYYALWLKDNKLPHNAEAAMNKWWGPKLAFDVVKQCLLAHGHTGYGEDLPFAQRLRDVLGLQIGDGTAQIMKNIIAREFVPN from the coding sequence ATGAATTTCGCATTCACAGAACAACAAAATGCCATCCGCGACAGCGTTGCACGATTCAGCGCTGACGTCCTCGCCCCCGGTTACCGCCAGCGGGATCGCGACGGCCGCATCGAGCGCGAAGTCATTGCCCAAATGGGCGAAATGGGCCTGCTTGGCGGCGAACTGCCTGAGGAGTTCGGCGGCAGCGGCCTGGACTGTGTCACCGCCGGCCTGATCATCGAAGAACTGGCCCGTGGCGACTTCAACGTCGCGTACATCCCACTGCTGACGTCGTTGAACGGCCAGATCATCGCCCGCTACGCCGACGCATCGCTGGCCCGGGAATGGCTGGGTGAAATGACGGCCGGGCGCAAGGTCGCCTGTATTGCCCTGACCGAACCCGGCGGCGGGTCCGACGCTGCCAGCTTGCGCCTGAAGGCCGAACTCAAAGGCGACGTCTATGTGCTCAACGGCGAGAAGACGTCTATATCCATGGCCGATCAGGCGGATGTCGCCGTGGTCTTCGCCCGCACCGGCACCGTGGAGCAACGCGCCAGCGGCATCAGCGCTTTTCTGGTGCCCATGAACCTGCCGGGCATCAGCACCACCCGTTTCGAGGATGCCGGCGAGCGTGCCATTGGCCGCGGGTCGATTTTCTTCGACAACGTTGAAGTGCCGGCCAGCCATCGCCTGGGCGATGAAAATAAGGGATTCAAACAGGTGATGCAGGGCTTCGACTACAGCCGCGCCCTGATCGGCCTGCAGTGCCTGGCATTGGCCCAGCAGTCGCTGGATGAAACCTGGCAATGGCTGACCGAACGCAAGGCCTTCGGCCAGGCGTTGTCTTCCTTTCAGGGTTTGACCCACCCACTGGCAGAATTGCAGACCTACGTGCATGCTGCGCGCCTGCAGTGCTATTACGCCTTGTGGCTCAAGGATAATAAGCTGCCGCACAATGCCGAGGCGGCCATGAACAAATGGTGGGGACCGAAACTGGCGTTCGATGTGGTCAAGCAGTGCCTGCTGGCCCATGGGCACACCGGTTACGGCGAGGACCTGCCGTTCGCCCAGCGCTTGCGCGATGTACTTGGCCTGCAAATCGGTGACGGCACCGCGCAGATCATGAAAAATATCATCGCGCGCGAATTTGTCCCCAACTGA